The Epinephelus lanceolatus isolate andai-2023 chromosome 1, ASM4190304v1, whole genome shotgun sequence genome has a window encoding:
- the errfi1a gene encoding ERBB receptor feedback inhibitor 1a: MRPECAWSMSTVGLTAQEISFPIENPFLRGSYCHSMAGSKPSWSYCHELDNFYFSMDAAHSDHSSRAQHKGPSPPSISYERHKHSPSSQRLPPKKSRPPHLSLSCSAEPSTPSPADDDQVVPSFQRLSVYECSSPPQTPGRCSKPLPPIPPQTDISPEQAMDSEVEFFTSSDDSRCLVSDQCSKSSPFRYGVPSRRSFRDCGQINYAYYDGPLQSPRQPPQQQQAHPPQEVREHYEQQQHEPPEPVVCQRQQEKAQRRLRRSHSGPAGSLHKPSLLRLTCHKRHTQSMDKPEVPPPIPPRTIKTGDYRRWSAEVSSGAYSDDDKPPKVPPREPLSRGSSRTPSPKSLPTYVNGVMPPTQSFAPDPKYVSCRGLQRQNSEGSPCILPVMENGKKASTTHYYLLPQRPAFVDSPCVERFLRVMDSPAARNTDVSDSDWDCHTRRKAHVDLV, translated from the exons ATGCGACCCGAGTGTGCCTGGAGCATGTCCACAGTGGGTCTGACTGCCCAGGAGATCTCTTTTCCCATAGAAAACCCCTTCCTGAGGGGCAGCTACTGTCACAGCATGGCTGGATCCAAACCCTCCTGGAGCTACTGCCATGAGCTGGACAA CTTCTACTTCAGTATGGACGCTGCACACTCAGACCACAGCTCTCGTGCCCAGCATAAGGGGCCATCTCCACCATCTATAAGTTATGAAA gacacaaacacagtccCAGCTCACAGAGATTACCTCCAAAGAAATCCCGGCCCCCTCATCTCTCCCTGTCCTGCAGCGCTGAACCATCCACCCCAAGTCCCGCTGATGACGACCAGGTGGTCCCATCATTCCAGAGGCTCTCGGTGTACGAGTGCAGCAGTCCGCCACAGACACCAGGCAGATGCTCTAAGCCTCTGCCCCCCATCCCTCCACAGACGGACATCTCCCCTGAGCAGGCTATGGACAGTGAGGTAGAATTTTTCACGAGTTCGGATGACAGCCGCTGCCTGGTGTCTGATCAGTGTTCCAAATCGTCGCCTTTTCGATATGGAGTCCCCAGTCGCAGGAGCTTTAGGGACTGCGGGCAGATTAACTATGCTTACTATGATGGGCCGTTACAAAGCCCGAGGCAGCCCccacagcagcaacaggcacATCCTCCACAGGAAGTGCGGGAACActatgagcagcagcagcacgaaCCACCTGAGCCGGTGGTCTGTCAGAGACAGCAGGAAAAAGCTCAGAGGAGGCTGCGGCGCTCGCACTCCGGCCCAGCTGGATCCTTACACAAGCCGTCGCTGCTGCGCCTCACGTGCCATAAACGCCACACCCAAAGTATGGATAAGCCCGAGGTGCCGCCCCCTATCCCTCCGAGAACAATCAAGACAGGAGACTACCGCCGctggtcagcagaggtctcgtCAGGGGCTTACAGCGATGACGACAAACCGCCCAAGGTGCCCCCAAGGGAACCTTTGTCCAGAGGCAGCTCCCGCACCCCCAGCCCCAAGAGCCTCCCAACATATGTTAACGGAGTGATGCCCCCAACCCAAAGCTTTGCACCAGACCCTAAGTACGTAAGCTGTCGGGGTTTACAGAGACAGAACAGCGAGGGCTCCCCCTGCATCCTCCCTGTCATGGAGAACGGCAAGAAAGCCAGCACCACACATTACTATCTCCTGCCTCAGCGGCCCGCTTTTGTGGACTCACCTTGTGTGGAGAGATTTCTGCGAGTCATGGACAGCCCTGCAGCTCGCAATACAGACGTATCGGACTCAGACTGGGACTGCCACACCAGGAGGAAAGCACATGTGGATTTAGTTTGA
- the LOC117256936 gene encoding uncharacterized protein LOC117256936, protein MKISVTFQVAFNNLNSPQSLAFINKLEKELEALCREADPQTFEKVKVIKLSPGSVVAESQAEYIYPNNETQIQFVNNKLDGVLTDILNNTSNLKKISQAFNNSKVLLNGLTFQKPEIKNITDLKPFINCSEFANYTAEIVNGQWQCAGPCKTSPDYCHQHGECHNDIKKGPVCQCFSSSLEQFHGPQCELFRRGPGFWGALFGSLAGALLLFIIIVIAVIVKKRYTGSWKRSNPYDRRLSAFEEDFFDFSDTGDHNLGFAGTYTSEGFRPHLKNVDTRMQATTKRPEVGNIDPR, encoded by the exons ATGAAAATCAGCGTCACTTTTCAGGTGGCCTTTAACAATCTAAACTCACCTCAGTCATTAGCCTTCATCAACAAATTAGAAAAGGag CTTGAAGCCCTGTGCAGAGAAGCAGATCCACAAACCTTTGAAAAAGTTAAAGTCATCAAGTTGTC ACCAGGAAGTGTTGTTGCAGAGAGCCAGGCGGAGTACATTTATCCAAACAATGAAACTCAAATCCAGTTTGTGAACAATAAGCTTGATGGGGTGTTGACTGATATCTTGAATAATACAAGTAACCTCAAGAAGATTTCTCAGGCCTTTAATAATTCAAAGGTGCTGTTAAATGGACTCACTTTCCAGAAACCTGAGATTAAAA ATATCACAGATCTGAAGCCTTTTATAAACTGCTCGGAGTTTGCTAATTACACTGCTGAAATTGTTAATGGACAGTGGCAGTGTGCTGGACCCTGCAAAACAAGCCCCGATTACTGTCATCAACACGGAGAATGTCACAATGACATCAAGAAAGGGCCAGTCTGTCA GTGCTTCAGCTCTAGCCTTGAGCAGTTTCATGGCCCACAGTGTGAACTCTTCCGTCGAGGTCCAGGTTTTTGGGGTGCACTGTTTGGATCATTGGCAGGAGCCCTACTGCTCTTCATTATCATCGTCATTGCCGTCATTGTTAAAAAGAGATATACTGGCTCTTG GAAAAGAAGTAACCCCTATGACAGAAGACTGTCTGCTTTTGAGGAAGATTTCTTTGACTTCTCTGATACAG gagATCACAACTTGGGGTTTGCAGGCACTTACACATCTGAAGGTTTCAGGCCACATCTAAAAAATGTTGACACCCGAATGCAG GCCACAACAAAACGTCCAGAGGTTGGGAACATCGACCCAAGATGA
- the LOC144461871 gene encoding uncharacterized protein LOC144461871 — protein sequence MSLSTEQQSTSATKTTTTATTKSLTSAKITSTTKSTTVSRSTSTVITSSSTTVTVPSSTTPQCEDCKTNCTRGTCIFNSTLGECQCNCFDFLLGDTCSFGKNDTPAHVDTGAIPTHKANITLKINVTFQVAFNNLNSPQSLAFINKLEKELEALCREADPQTFKKVKVINLSSGSVVTESQAEYIYPNNETQIQFVNNKLDGVLTDILNNTSNLKKISQAFNNSTVLLNGLTFQKPEIKDIQDLEPFINCSQFANYTAKIINGQWQCVGPCKTNPDYCHQHGECLNDIEKGPTCR from the exons ATGTCCTTGTCAACAGAACAACAATCAACATCTGCTACAAAGACAACAACCACAGCAACAACTAAATCTCTGACATCAGCGAAAATCACCAGCACAACCAAATCAACAACAGTCAGTCGATCAACATCTACCGTTATTACCTCTTCAAGTACTACTGTCACTGTGCCATCATCTACAACTCCTCAGTGTGAGGACTGTAAAACTAACTGTACTCGGGGTACTTGCATATTCAACTCAACACTTGGAGAATGTCAGTGCAACTGTTTTGATTTTCTCCTTGGAGATACGTGCTCTTTTGGAAAGAATGACACCCCTGCTCATGTTG ATACAGGAGCAATACCAACTCACAAAGCAAATATTACTTTGAAAATCAACGTCACTTTTCAGGTGGCCTTTAACAATCTAAACTCACCTCAGTCATTAGCCTTCATCAACAAATTAGAAAAGGag CTTGAAGCCCTCTGCAGAGAAGCAGATCCACAAACCTTCAAAAAAGTTAAAGTCATCAACTTATC ATCAGGAAGTGTTGTTACAGAGAGCCAGGCGGAGTACATTTATCCAAACAATGAAACACAAATCCAGTTTGTGAACAATAAGCTTGATGGGGTGTTGACTGATATCTTGAATAATACAAGTAACCTCAAGAAGATTTCTCAGGCCTTTAATAATTCAACCGTGCTGTTAAATGGACTCACCTTCCAGAAACCTGAGATTAAAG ATATCCAAGATCTGGAGCCTTTTATAAATTGCTCTCAGTTCGCTAATTACACTGCTAAAATAATTAATGGACAATGGCAGTGTGTTGGACCCTGCAAAACAAACCCCGATTACTGTCATCAACATGGAGAATGTCTCAATGACATCGAGAAAGGGCCAACCTGTCGGTAA
- the LOC117256935 gene encoding uncharacterized protein LOC117256935: MSSSTKQHSTIATTITPTATTKSLTSVKISSTTKSTTITRLTSTSVLFSSTTVTVTSSTTPQCKDCQRNCFRGTCKFNSTLGECHCNCFDFLLGDTCSFGKNDTPAHVDNATIPTHKANITLKINETFKVAFKNLTSNLSLDFIEKLERELEALCREADPQTFKKVKVINLSPGSVVAESQAEYIYPNNETQIQFVNNKLDGVLTDILNNTSNLKKISQAFNNSKVLLNGLTFQKPEIKNITDLKPFINCSQFANYTAEIINEQWQCVGPCKTNPDYCHQHGECHNDIEKGPTCRCFNSSLGQFFGPQSPIDYPGNIYDNDVLIDNATCYISYNNNTRSNN, translated from the exons ATGTCCTCATCAACGAAGCAACATTCCACAATTGCTACGACGATTACACCCACAGCAACAACTAAATCTCTGACATCAGTGAAAATCTCTAGCacaacaaaatcaacaacaatcACTCGATTAACATCTACTAGTGTTCTGTTTTCAAGTACTactgtcactgtgacatcatctacAACTCCTCAGTGTAAGGACTGTCAAAGAAATTGTTTCAGGGGTACTTGCAAATTCAACTCGACACTTGGAGAATGCCATTGCAACTGTTTTGATTTTCTCCTTGGAGATACGTGCTCTTTTGGAAAGAATGACACCCCTGCTCATGTTG ATAACGCAACAATACCAACTCACAAAGCAAACATTACTTTGAAAATCAATGAGACTTTTAAGGTGGCCTTTAAAAATCTAACATCAAATCTATCGTTAGACTTCATCGAGAAACTAGAACGggag CTCGAAGCCCTGTGCAGAGAAGCAGATCCACAAACATTCAAAAAAGTTAAAGTCATCAACTTATC ACCAGGAAGTGTTGTTGCAGAAAGCCAGGCGGAGTACATTTATCCAAACAATGAAACTCAAATCCAGTTTGTGAACAATAAGCTTGATGGGGTGTTGACTGATATCTTGAATAATACAAGTAACCTCAAGAAGATTTCTCAGGCCTTTAATAATTCAAAGGTGCTGTTAAATGGACTCACTTTCCAGAAACCTGAGATTAAAA ATATCACAGATCTGAAGCCTTTTATAAATTGCTCTCAGTTCGCTAATTACACTGCTGAAATAATTAACGAGCAATGGCAGTGTGTTGGACCCTGCAAAACAAACCCCGATTACTGTCATCAACATGGAGAATGTCACAATGACATCGAGAAAGGGCCAACCTGTCG GTGTTTCAACTCAAGCCTTGGGCAGTTTTTTGGCCCACAGT CTCCAATTGACTACCCAGGAAACATCTAcgacaatgatgtcctcatcgaCAATGCAACATGCTACATCTCTTACAACAATAACACCCGCAGCAACAACTAA